The Daucus carota subsp. sativus chromosome 9, DH1 v3.0, whole genome shotgun sequence genome window below encodes:
- the LOC108203050 gene encoding probable ribosome biogenesis protein RLP24, whose translation MRLEKCWFCSSTVYPGHGIQFVRNDAKIFRFCRSKCHKNFKMKRNPRKVKWAKAYRRLHGKEMTQDSTSEYERKRNRPERYDRNLAENTLKAIKKIDKVRVARAEDHHKNRMKGKKSMERKQDAKELEQNICMIKPRLVPLEDPSLTLLKIKVKVPQQSEENRMEE comes from the exons ATGAGATTGGAGAAGTGTTGGTTCTGTTCTTCAACTGTATATCCTGGCCACGGTATTCAGTTTGTCAGAAACGATGCCAAG ATATTCCGATTTTGTAGGTCTAAATGCCACAAGAATTTCAAGATGAAGAGGAACCCGCGGAAAGTTAAATGGGCTAAAGCCTATAGGCGGTTACATGGGAAGGAAATGACTCAG GATTCCACATCTGAATATGAGAGGAAGCGTAATAGGCCAGAGAGATATGACAGGAATCTTGCTGAGAATACACTGAAGGCCATTAAGAAGATTGATAAAGTTAGAGTTGCTAGGGCGGAAGACCACCATAAGAATAG GATGAAAGGAAAGAAATCCATGGAGCGCAAGCAAGATGCAAAGGAGCTGGAACAGAATATTTGCATGATCAAACCTCGTTTAGTCCCACTAGAAGACCCATCGCTTACATTACTAAAAATCAAGGTCAAGGTTCCCCAGCAGTCCGAGGAAAATCGCATGGAAGAGTAA
- the LOC108202169 gene encoding phytochrome B translates to MASRRDFLVGGRNEGLSLVQAQSRVPPAQRSQVQANSSGSDIVAASPHGVDACLHTAFERFQEFGLSSNYSPYYNSTPSSLTESQISAYLYKLQRGGHIQPFGCLICVNESDFSVIAFSVNAPEMLGFTSGNEISGNMMGVDMRSLFAPEESLRLANTIRSHQSQVSNPLCVYSRVSKRPFYAILHRIDVGYVIDFEPLETETPSLFIAGVLQSQKLAMYAMTRLQSLPHGNIQLLCDKVVSCMREFTGYDRVMVYKFHDDEHGEVVAESKIPDLDSYVGLHYPATDIPQAARFLFQKNKSRMIVDCHATFVPVIQDESLDKPLCLGGSTLRAPHGCHAQYMANMGSIGTLVMAVIVHANDKVTGSHQKHEEKLWGLVACHHKSARSLPFPRRQACEYIVQAFGFQLNGELQLLSRLREKHVLRTQTLFCGMLVRDSLAAIVTQNPSIMDLVKCDGAALYIGGRCYSLGVTPTEAHIKHIVEWLFSSHRKSAGLTTDSLVWAKYPEATSLGDEVCGMAVARITSKDYVFWFRSNRIKEIKWGGEKSNPDHKDNDKRMHPRSSFEVFLEVIKTRSLPWEDAEIDAIHSLQLILKELLKDVANNNPNDNMQARVGDEELKGKKKLDPVAAEMGRIIETANAPIFSVNAEGCINGWNAKIAELTGLPVDRAIGLSLFNQIVHEESKETAVKLVSQSLKGEEEKNVEIKMRKFGSSEDKMPVHVVVNTCCTKGDSDNIFGVCFVGQDVTPQKVLLGEFIKLEGDYQAIMHSPNPLIPAIFGSDLSTCCSEWNKAMENMTGWSRDIVIGKMLVGEVFGNFCKLKDEDAMTNLMIMILNAIEGQNTDTIPFAFFDRNGEIVQALISAHTRVNMNGEIIGTFCFLQIPSPDMKQALELEKQQDLELERKQALELESMQKLSYICEELKNPLSGICTTNSDLEGSGLTEEQKRYLQIRTACVKQITQIITDVDQDILDKGLFKFDKTDFLLGNVINVVISQVTLLLKGRDVQLIHNIPEEIRRLIVYGDEARVQQVLTTFLSSMVNHVPEGWVDFQLQPIMQQISGDTTNLPFEFRIGCCGEGLPQELIQEMFHMSGWVTPEGLGLSTCRKILSQMNGRVEYTKESNVCYFTITLDLPMSKNWEHQC, encoded by the exons ATGGCCTCAAGAAGAGATTTCCTTGTTGGCGGAAGAAATGAAGGGTTGTCTTTGGTTCAAGCTCAAAGTCGTGTTCCACCAGCTCAAAGGTCTCAGGTTCAAGCTAACTCTTCAGGTTCAGATATAGTTGCTGCTTCTCCACATGGTGTAGATGCTTGTCTTCATACTGCGTTTGAACGCTTTCAAGAGTTTGGCCTGTCTTCTAATTATTCGCCTTATTATAACTCCACTCCTTCTTCCCTTACTGAATCACAAATCAGTGCTTATTTGTATAAACTTCAACGAGGTGGTCATATTCAACCATTTGGTTGTCTAATTTGCGTTAACGAGTCTGATTTCAGTGTAATTGCTTTTAGTGTTAACGCACCAGAAATGCTAGGCTTTACTTCAGGAAATGAAATATCAGGGAACATGATGGGTGTTGATATGAGATCACTTTTTGCTCCCGAAGAATCTTTAAGGCTAGCGAACACTATTAGGTCCCACCAATCTCAAGTTTCAAACCCACTTTGTGTTTATTCCCGCGTTTCTAAAAGACCCTTTTATGCAATTTTGCACCGAATTGATGTGGGATATGTTATTGACTTCGAGCCTCTAGAAACAGAAACTCCTTCCCTATTTATTGCAGGGGTTCTGCAGTCACAGAAGCTTGCCATGTATGCAATGACGAGATTGCAATCACTCCCACATGGGAATATCCAGCTTCTGTGTGATAAAGTTGTTAGTTGTATGAGGGAATTTACTGGTTATGACAGAGTTATGGTTTATAAGTTTCACGATGATGAACACGGTGAGGTTGTGGCAGAGAGCAAGATACCAGATTTAGATTCTTATGTGGGTTTGCATTATCCAGCCACTGACATTCCTCAAGCAGCGAGATTtctgtttcaaaaaaataaaagtaggATGATTGTAGATTGCCATGCTACATTTGTCCCTGTGATTCAGGATGAATCTCTTGACAAACCTTTATGTTTAGGTGGATCAACCCTTCGGGCTCCCCATGGCTGCCATGCTCAATACATGGCCAACATGGGTTCAATTGGCACATTGGTGATGGCTGTTATCGTCCATGCTAATGATAAAGTCACTGGAAGTCATCAAAAACACGAAGAGAAATTATGGGGTCTGGTCGCTTGCCATCACAAATCTGCTCGGTCCCTTCCATTCCCACGTCGCCAGGCCTGTGAATATATCGTGCAAGCTTTTGGATTCCAGCTGAATGGGGAATTGCAGTTATTATCACGACTTAGAGAAAAACATGTTCTCAGGACTCAAACACTATTCTGTGGAATGCTTGTTCGTGATTCTCTTGCTGCTATTGTAACTCAAAACCCAAGTATTATGGATCTTGTAAAATGTGATGGGGCTGCACTGTATATTGGTGGACGTTGCTATTCATTAGGTGTGACCCCCACAGAAGCCCACATAAAACATATAGTGGAATGGTTATTTTCTAGCCATAGGAAGTCAGCAGGTTTAACTACTGACAGTTTGGTTTGGGCAAAGTATCCAGAGGCAACTTCCCTTGGTGATGAAGTTTGTGGCATGGCTGTTGCTCGTATCACGTCAAAAGATTATGTTTTCTGGTTTAGATCCAATAGGATTAAGGAAATTAAATGGGGTGGTGAAAAATCTAATCCGGATCACAAGGACAATGACAAGAGGATGCATCCGCGTTCCTCCTTTGAAGTATTTCTGGAAGTAATTAAGACTAGAAGTTTACCTTGGGAGGATGCCGAGATAGATGCAATTCATTCTTTGCAACTCATTCTGAAAGAGCTGTTGAAAGATGTTGCTAATAACAATCCTAATGACAATATGCAGGCGCGTGTTGGAGATGAGGAGTTGAAAGGAAAGAAAAAGCTCGACCCTGTTGCTGCTGAAATGGGAAGGATTATTGAGACTGCAAATGCTCCAATATTTTCAGTAAACGCTGAGGGTTGTATCAATGGTTGGAATGCAAAAATTGCTGAGTTGACAGGCTTACCAGTTGATCGAGCAATAGGATTGTCCTTGTTTAACCAAATTGTACACGAAGAATCCAAAGAGACTGCTGTAAAACTTGTTTCTCAGTCACTCAAAG GTGAAGAAGAGAAGAACGTGGAAATAAAAATGAGGAAATTTGGTTCCAGTGAGGATAAGATGCCTGTTCATGTTGTGGTTAATACTTGTTGTACCAAGGGTGACAGTGATAATATATTTGGGGTATGTTTTGTAGGCCAGGATGTTACTCCTCAGAAAGTTCTCTTAggagaatttatcaaattagAAGGCGATTACCAGGCCATCATGCATAGTCCCAACCCTCTCATCCCTGCAATATTTGGATCAGATTTAAGTACATGTTGTTCTGAGTGGAATAAGGCTATGGAGAACATGACCGGGTGGAGCCGGGATATTGTTATAGGAAAGATGTTGGTAGGGGAGGTTTTTGGCAACTTTTGTAAGTTAAAAGACGAAGATGCTATGACAAACTTAATGATTATGATCCTTAATGCAATTGAAGGACAGAATACAGACACAATCCCCTTTGCTTTCTTTGACCGCAATGGAGAAATTGTACAAGCTCTGATTAGTGCACATACGAGGGTTAATATGAATGGTGAGATTATTGGGACATTTTGTTTCTTGCAGATTCCAAGTCCTGATATGAAACAAGCTTTGGAATTGGAAAAGCAACAAGATCTCGAATTGGAAAGGAAACAAGCTCTAGAATTAGAAAGTATGCAGAAATTGAGTTATATATGCGAAGAACTAAAAAATCCTTTGAGTGGTATATGCACTACTAATTCAGACTTGGAAGGCAGCGGACTAACTGAAGAGCAAAAGCGATATCTCCAAATAAGGACTGCTTGTGTGAAACAGATTACACAGATCATAACAGATGTTGATCAGGACATCCTTGATAAAGG GTTATTCAAGTTTGACAAGACAGACTTCCTGCTCGGAAATGTGATAAATGTTGTTATTAGCCAAGTAACGTTGTTGCTGAAGGGAAGAGATGTGCAGCTTATACATAACATTCCTGAAGAAATTAGAAGGCTGATTGTTTATGGTGATGAAGCAAGAGTTCAGCAGGTGTTAACAACATTTTTGTCAAGTATGGTAAACCATGTCCCGGAAGGGTGGGttgattttcaacttcaacccaTTATGCAGCAGATTTCTGGTGATACTACTAACCTTCCTTTTGAATTCAG
- the LOC108203049 gene encoding protein high chlorophyll fluorescent 107, translating to MKLFSSSTSSNPSNLTIFLPKQTPSPSKLLIPTPFKPIHSKPPFHTLSAHESSSSLQEPKASTELFSEDKDKLNEEIRASRQSLEELLVVRRPVMDSLVEDEEEEDEEEEGLSSVDASLAKFAKKVAFFEPERVESREERPLVVNLDLALYRAKVLGRNFRYQEAEELLQKCIYKWPEDGRSYVALGKIYNKQSKANEARSVYEKGCQATQGENAYIWQCWAVLENKMGNIRKARDLFDAATVADKKHVAAWHGWAVLELKAGNIKKARNLLGKGLKYCGKNEYIYQTLAMLEAKANRFEQARYLFRQATKCNPKSCASWLAWAQVEAQQGNNIVARKIFEKAVQASPKNRFAWHVWGVFETNQGNVDQGRKLFKIGHALNPRDPVLLQSLALLEYKYSTANLARVLFIRASELDPRHQPVWIAWGWMEWKEGNIDTARELYQKALSINSASESAARCLQAWGVLEQRAGNLSAARRLFRSSLNINSQSYVTWMTWASLEEDQGNATRAEEIRDLYFQQRTEIVDDASWVMGVFDIIDPAIDSIKRLLNIDQNSYYKATNFDDISSIKEESSGFSTDLVSGSGFELDTFIRGKLSLDPSRLDIMLERTFQNRVSGNANSSRIWKRSSKKLANDPRQ from the exons ATGAAGCTCTTCTCTTCTTCAACCTCTTCAAACCCCTCAAACTTAACAATCTTCTTACCAAAACAGACCCCATCACCATCAAAACTCCTCATCCCCACACCCTTTAAACCCATCCACTCAAAACCTCCTTTCCACACACTCTCAGCCCATGAGTCCTCCTCATCACTTCAAGAACCCAAGGCCTCAACTGAATTATTCAGTGAAGATAAAGATAAGCTTAATGAAGAGATCAGAGCTAGTAGACAGTCTTTAGAGGAGCTTCTGGTTGTTAGAAGACCAGTAATGGATTCATTGGTTGAagatgaggaggaggaggatgaGGAGGAGGAGGGCTTGTCTTCTGTTGATGCTAGTCTTGCAAAATTTGCAAAAAAAGTAGCTTTTTTTGAACCTGAGAGAGTTGAGTCCAGGGAGGAGAGGCCTTTGGTTGTGAATTTGGACTTGGCCCTTTATAGAGCTAAGGTTTTAGGCAGGAATTTTCGATATCAAGAAGCAGAGGAACTTCTTCAAAAG TGTATATATAAATGGCCTGAAGATGGGAGGTCTTATGTGGCTCTTGGAAAGATATACAACAAACAGTCTAAAgcaaatgaagctagaagtgtGTATGAGAAAGGTTGTCAGGCCACTCAAGGAGAAAATGCCTACATTTGGCAG TGTTGGGCTGTTCTAGAAAACAAGATGGGAAATATTAGGAAAGCTCGAGATTTATTTGATGCTGCCACAGTTGCTGACAAGAAACATGTTGCTGCTTGGCATGGATGGGCGGTCTTAGAGCTGAAAGCTGGAAATATTAAGAAAGCTAGAAATTTACTTGGAAAAGGTCTCAAATACTGTGGTAAAAACGAGTATATCTACCAAACACTTGCAATGCTTGAAGCTAAAGCGAATCGGTTTGAGCAAGCGCGTTATTTGTTCAGGCAGGCTACGAAATGCAATCCTAAAAGTTGTGCTAGTTGGCTT GCTTGGGCTCAGGTTGAAGCTCAGCAAGGCAACAATATAGTCGCCAGGAAGATTTTTGAG AAAGCAGTTCAGGCGAGTCCTAAGAATAGGTTTGCATGGCACGTGTGGGGAGTGTTTGAAACTAATCAAGGAAATGTTGATCAAGGAAGGAAGCTCTTTAAGATAGGTCATGCACTAAATCCAAGAGATCCTGTGCTTCTTCAATCTCTTGCCTTACTAGAATACAAGTACTCAACTGCAAACCTTGCTCGAGTCTTGTTCATAAGAGCATCTGAATTGGATCCACGACACCAACCTGTGTGGATT GCTTGGGGATGGATGGAGTGGAAAGAAGGAAACATAGACACAGCCAGGGAACTATACCAAAAAGCATTGTCAATAAATTCAGCCAGTGAAAGTGCTGCTCGCTGTCTCCAG GCCTGGGGTGTCTTGGAACAGAGAGCTGGCAATCTATCTGCAGCTAGAAGGCTCTTTAGATCTTCACTTAATATAAATTCTCAGAGCTATGTAACATGGATGACTTGGGCATCATTGGAAGAAGACCAGGGGAATGCTACACGAGCTGAGGAAATCCGCGACCTCTATTTCCAGCAG CGTACAGAAATTGTTGACGATGCATCATGGGTTATGGGGGTCTTCGATATCATAGACCCAGCAATCGACAGCATTAAGAGACTCTTAAACATTGATCAGAATTCATATTACAAGGCAACTAACTTTGATGATATTAGTAGCATCAAAGAAGAATCTTCTGGCTTTTCCACTGATCTTGTCAGTGGGAGTGGTTTCGAATTGGATACTTTTATACGGGGAAAGCTTTCACTGGACCCGTCTAGATTGGACATTATGTTggaaaggacatttcaaaacCGAGTCTCAGGAAATGCCAACTCTTCGAGAATATGGAAAAGGTCTTCCAAAAAACTTGCCAATGATCCAAGACAATAA